One stretch of Bos indicus x Bos taurus breed Angus x Brahman F1 hybrid chromosome 22, Bos_hybrid_MaternalHap_v2.0, whole genome shotgun sequence DNA includes these proteins:
- the CAV3 gene encoding caveolin-3, with translation MMAEEHTDLEAQIVKDIHFKEIDLVNRDPKNINEDIVKVDFEDVIAEPVGTYSFDGVWKVSYTTFTVSKYWCYRLLSTLLGVPLALLWGFLFACISFCHIWAVVPCIKSYLIEIQCISHIYSLCIRTFCNPLFAALGQVCSNIKVMLRKEV, from the exons ATGATGGCCGAGGAGCACACAGACCTGGAGGCCCAGATCGTCAAGGACATTCACTTCAAGGAGATCGATCTGGTGAACCGGGACCCTAAGAACATCAACGAGGACATAGTGAAG GTGGATTTTGAAGACGTGATCGCGGAGCCCGTGGGCACCTACAGCTTTGACGGCGTGTGGAAGGTGAGCTACACcaccttcactgtctccaagtACTGGTGCTACCGCCTGCTGTCCACACTGCTGGGCGTCCCACTGGCCCTGCTCTGGGGCTTCCTGTTCGCCTGCATCTCCTTCTGCCACATCTGGGCAGTGGTGCCCTGCATCAAGAGCTACCTGATCGAGATCCAGTGCATCAGTCACATCTACTCGCTCTGCATCCGCACCTTCTGCAACCCACTCTTCGCCGCCCTGGGCCAGGTCTGCAGCAACATCAAGGTGATGCTGCGGAAGGAAGTGTGA